The Schistocerca nitens isolate TAMUIC-IGC-003100 chromosome 2, iqSchNite1.1, whole genome shotgun sequence nucleotide sequence ctactccgaatttttcttttgtttcctttactgcttgctcaatatacagattgaataacatcagggagaggctacaaccctgtcttactcccttcccaaccactgcttccctttcgtgtccctcgactcttataactgccatctggtttctgtacaaattgtaaatggcctttcgctccctgtattttagctctgccatcttcagaatttgagagtattccagtcaacattgtcaatagctttctctaagtctactaatgctagaaacgtaggtttgcctttccttaatctttcttctaagataagtcgtcagtattgcctcacgtgtttcagtgtttctacggaatccaaactgatcttccccgaggtcggcttctaccagtttttccattcaactgtaaagaattcgcgttagtattttgcatccgtgatgtattaaattgattgttcggtattttcacatctgtcagcacctgctttctttgggattggaattattacattcttcttgaattctgagggtatttcacctgtctcacacatcttgctcgccagatggtagagttttgtcaggactggctctcccaaggccgtcagtagttcgaatggaatgttgtctactcctgggaccttgtttcgactcaggtctttcagtgctcttcagtGGCAGTGTCTTAATTGTGATGGGAAACTGGTGTGTAGTTGAAGACACATGAAGGAATATTTTATTTTCACCGctgaaaaagataaaataaaattaatccatTCAAAATCTCCTGATGGTAAGACAGAATCatgaaattatttccatttttgtATTGGGCAGCACATCCATCTGAAAAGTAGTCAATGTAATTTGGAGTTGGAAAGTGACATTTTAAGAAACTGAGAATGCACGCACTTTATCATGCTGGAGATAATCAGATATTTCCACATACAAAACATGCTGTATGTCATTAGTATTTGCATCTCAGTAGTAAGCTAAAAACTGGTGAATTGTAATCTGTGAACTATTCCACCGAAATCCCTGTACTTGTTCCTGAACCTCTTCCTGAATGGTGAAGGACTAATTATGTACAAAATCACAAACAAGATATTCATGTACTTTGAGTTCTTCTTGAGTGATTTTAAAGGTCCTTGACTGCTACTGTATGATACATAAGTGTGATAGAAGCCATTGTAAACTCAACGCAGTCATCTCAATAAAATCatctgttggtttttttttttttttttttttttagtttctaaaacTACCCTGCCTGTTGTTAACCAACACTTTTCATCCATGTGGTGTGTCATCGTGATATTTACCACGTTTATAGTAGCATATTGGGGCAATACATCTTTTTTTCCAAAAAAGTTGAAGGTGAGGAGTTTTGAAAGTTCAAGGTCAAAGGTTAAGGCCAGTGACCTTGAATGTGAAAAATTCTTAAAAACCTGCCATGTTGTATATCAATGAAAAGATCTACTCATTGGCTTTTCATTGATTAGAACCAGAATTATAGTCATTTATGTTGAGATAAATGCATATAAATCACATAATTTCGAAAATTTGCAACCTGTAACTTTCTTCACAATTATTGTATACCTCTACAAATTTGTAGTGTTCATCTCTTATCTGATCACTGAATGCTCCAAATTTGAAAGACATCTGAGTGAGTTGGGTTGACTGTTTTGTTGGATTGGTATGGAATTACCAATAATCCAGACTCATACTGCCATGGTACTGGTTCCCATTTTTTGCTGTTTCATTTACAACAATACAAAACTTTTGCATCTTATGTTCATATGTTTCAAGACAAGACTTGTGATTTGTCATCCAGGACAACCATAAATGGCAAGAGTGAAAGTACACTTCCATGTTTTAATCACCTCCTCTTATTTATCCAGCGTGTTGCCTCATCTCCTCCTTTAACATAGCTTTTACTTCTTTGGTACATGTATTCCATCCTGTCAATTGCATATTTTTGCATGCCCTTAGCCAATCTTGCTGTAGTTTGGTATTTTTCACATACATGCTCATTACTACAAGAGAGAGTTATGTTAACGGTCAGAACATATCCCAGAATCTACTGCAGATTGAACCCTAAACCTTTAAGTTGGAGACCTTACAATTGTTTTTTAATGTTTAGATGTTGATTACACAGTACTTCATTCCTCTACCATCCGCATGAAGTTTCTTCGTCTCGCTTCATTTCTGCCCTCTCCCCAGTTtgttttgtgcaatatttatggTGCACCTCAATATAAGAATGAAATTTGCCTCCGAATATACACAAATGTAAGGAAAACTTTGAGATACGCTTTCATCAATGTTcaataaaacatatataaaaagAAACCAGTAAAAATAAGATAAGGAAAAATGTCTCTTATCTTTTTTATAACTTTTTGTATTAACTATGTCAAACTCTCTTTGTACAGTTCCCATAATTTTTGCTTTCAGCATGACATAACTGGCAGGTCATTAATAAGGATTAATGAAAGCACCTTAATTAGACTGGGCATTGAAAATGCTGTACATCGCCAAGAAATTTGGAGAGAGATTGCAAAACTCCGCCTGAAGACTGACATCATAGAAATCCGTGATCTGGAAAGGAGGATTAATTGCTGACATATTTATAATCATACTGTAAAGAAATTGTTAGTTATGAattttacagaaaaagaaagatTCATTTTAACATTCTTCGTGCTACTTCTGTCATTATATCACGCAAGGAAAAGAGCAACTACATTACGACTTATACATCTGAAGAAAAGAAGATGCCGTTTGTTGCGTACCATCATGGACATATCTCACACGCGAGAGAAATAGCAAAGTGATAAATTGTACCCATTTTCTTCATGAA carries:
- the LOC126234775 gene encoding protein aveugle; this translates as MVEETVNSVAKPKNKTARPKPVYLWTVLDVQKWLRRHCSDYYPLYAEKFQQHDITGRSLIRINESTLIRLGIENAVHRQEIWREIAKLRLKTDIIEIRDLERRINC